A window from Actimicrobium sp. CCC2.4 encodes these proteins:
- a CDS encoding DciA family protein has translation MTRPSTFVPARTGLRKKPTSRGITDFLQSHDKMAALLPSITRMMTLQADCAGALPAMFDTCGVLQFESGQLVLSTPNAALASRLRQQLPKLQDALQQRGWQVNAIRLKVQVGRPRDNPPPVKQLRLPDPAVSALTQLETALENTPRNATLLAAIHALANRPRA, from the coding sequence ATGACGCGCCCCTCCACTTTCGTCCCCGCAAGGACCGGACTCCGAAAAAAACCGACCTCGCGTGGGATCACCGATTTCCTGCAAAGCCACGACAAAATGGCGGCGCTGCTGCCATCAATCACGCGCATGATGACTTTGCAGGCGGACTGTGCCGGGGCACTGCCGGCAATGTTCGACACCTGCGGCGTGCTGCAATTCGAATCGGGTCAACTGGTCTTGTCGACACCGAACGCCGCACTGGCATCGCGGCTCAGGCAACAGCTACCAAAATTGCAGGACGCATTGCAACAACGTGGCTGGCAAGTTAATGCAATTCGATTGAAAGTGCAAGTTGGCCGCCCGCGTGACAACCCGCCCCCCGTGAAGCAACTGAGGTTACCGGACCCGGCGGTATCGGCTTTGACGCAGCTCGAAACCGCGCTGGAAAATACGCCGCGCAATGCCACGCTGCTGGCAGCTATTCATGCACTGGCCAACCGGCCAAGGGCCTGA
- a CDS encoding M23 family metallopeptidase: MQIILLHPRFTQARSLTLTLRHGLLALSLLLVLVLGSAAVITVVTLSHAGDIRLPWVQKLLDAGNQGEAARNDRYMRENIAAMAMKLGEMQAQLMRLDALGERVQGLSGVKPEEFNFKELPGRGGAAPSSSRVAPPLGISQFQQALDALVVDIEHRSDYMNAVETTLMFDKIRSKLLPTIQPVNVTYNASGFGWRLDPFTGRSTFHEGIDFPAPTGTPIIAAAGGVVIAAEFHPQFGNMLEIDHGNEIVTRYAHASRLLMKVGDIVQRGQHVADIGTTGRSTGAHLHFEVLVKGVQQDPHKFLIAGSGQGSVPQQTRK; this comes from the coding sequence ATGCAAATCATTTTGCTGCACCCGCGCTTCACGCAAGCCCGCTCGTTGACGCTGACGCTCCGGCATGGCTTGCTGGCGTTGTCGCTGCTGCTGGTGCTGGTACTTGGCAGCGCGGCCGTCATCACTGTCGTGACACTGAGCCATGCCGGCGATATCCGCTTGCCATGGGTACAAAAACTGCTGGATGCAGGCAACCAGGGCGAGGCGGCGCGCAACGATCGTTACATGCGCGAAAACATCGCGGCGATGGCCATGAAGCTTGGCGAAATGCAGGCCCAGCTGATGCGACTCGATGCCCTCGGCGAGCGGGTTCAGGGCTTGTCGGGCGTGAAGCCGGAAGAATTCAATTTCAAGGAATTGCCAGGCCGTGGCGGTGCTGCGCCATCATCGTCGCGCGTTGCGCCGCCGCTCGGCATCAGCCAGTTCCAGCAAGCGCTCGATGCGCTGGTCGTCGATATCGAACATCGATCCGATTACATGAATGCAGTCGAGACCACGCTGATGTTCGACAAGATACGCAGTAAATTGCTGCCGACGATACAGCCGGTCAATGTGACCTACAACGCATCAGGATTTGGCTGGCGACTTGATCCGTTCACCGGTCGCAGTACGTTCCACGAGGGGATCGATTTTCCTGCACCGACCGGCACGCCGATCATCGCCGCCGCCGGCGGCGTCGTCATTGCGGCCGAATTCCATCCGCAGTTCGGCAACATGCTGGAGATCGATCATGGCAACGAGATCGTCACCCGCTATGCCCACGCGTCGCGCCTGCTGATGAAAGTCGGTGATATTGTGCAGCGCGGCCAGCACGTGGCCGACATCGGCACCACCGGCCGGTCAACCGGGGCGCACCTGCATTTCGAGGTGCTGGTTAAAGGTGTCCAGCAAGATCCGCACAAGTTTCTGATTGCCGGGTCGGGCCAGGGGAGCGTGCCGCAGCAGACCCGAAAATAA
- the secA gene encoding preprotein translocase subunit SecA → MSLLTQIFGSRNQRLLKQYQKTVREINAMEPLIEKLSDAELQAKTPAFRDRIANGEAIDALLPEAFAVCREASRRVLKMRHFDVQLVGGMVLHYGKIAEMGTGEGKTLMATLPAYLNALAGKGVHVVTVNDYLAQRDAEWMGRLYSWLGLSSGVNLSQMDHDDKQLAYAADITYGTNNEFGFDYLRDNMVFDAADRVQRSLNFGIVDEVDSILIDEARTPLIISGQAENHTELYHQINEVPPLLTLQIGEETPDGKSTISVPGDYTKDEKAHQVLLTEAGHEKAEQILTRMGLLPEGASLYDSANITLIHHLYAALRAHTLYHKDQHYVVQDNEVVIVDEFTGRLMTGRRWSDGLHQAVESKEHVKIQNENQTLASITFQNYFRMYGKLSGMTGTADTEAYEFQEIYGLETVVIPQNRPNQRKDRQDQVYKTNDEKYKAMLVDIKDCYERGQPVLVGTTSIENSELLSGILDTAGLPHNVLNAKQHAREAEIIAQAGSPKAITIATNMAGRGTDIVLGGSVEKQSQHVEADDALSDAEKQARVQKLRDEWQSLHDHVVKAGGLHIIGTERHESRRVDNQLRGRSARQGDPGSSRFYLSLDDALLRIFAGDRVRAIMDRLKMPEGEPIEAGIVSRSIESAQRKVEARNFDIRKQLLEYDDVANDQRKVIYTQRNELLESRDVSPLVASLRHGVFNDLFREHVPAESVEEQWDVPALQTALAAEWTLEVPLVETLAANDNLTDEELLAKVLQVADASYDSKIAIVGKESFAGFERSVMLGSVDSHWREHLAALDHLRQGIHLRGYAQKNPKQEYKREAFELFGQMLELIKNDVVKTVMTVRIQSREEIDAAEEQLAQSKLANVSFQHADFNPDLGPEELLAPTARPASEQDEPLINPMKVGRNDPCPCGSGKKYKQCHGKLS, encoded by the coding sequence ATGTCATTACTGACCCAGATTTTCGGTAGCCGCAACCAGCGCCTGCTCAAGCAATATCAAAAAACGGTACGCGAGATCAACGCGATGGAGCCGCTCATCGAGAAGCTCAGCGATGCGGAACTGCAGGCTAAAACGCCCGCATTCCGTGACCGCATCGCCAACGGCGAAGCCATCGATGCACTGCTGCCGGAAGCCTTCGCGGTCTGTCGCGAAGCCAGCCGGCGCGTGCTGAAGATGCGTCACTTCGACGTGCAGCTGGTCGGCGGCATGGTGCTCCATTACGGCAAGATCGCCGAGATGGGCACCGGCGAGGGCAAGACGCTGATGGCAACGTTGCCGGCCTACCTCAATGCACTGGCCGGCAAGGGCGTGCATGTGGTGACCGTCAATGATTACCTGGCGCAGCGTGATGCCGAATGGATGGGCCGCCTGTATTCGTGGCTGGGCCTGTCGAGCGGTGTGAATCTGTCGCAGATGGACCATGACGACAAGCAGCTGGCCTATGCGGCCGACATCACCTACGGCACCAACAACGAATTCGGCTTCGACTACCTGCGCGACAACATGGTGTTCGATGCGGCTGACCGGGTCCAGCGCAGTCTCAATTTCGGGATTGTCGATGAAGTCGATTCGATCCTGATCGATGAAGCCCGCACCCCGCTGATCATTTCCGGCCAGGCAGAAAATCATACCGAGCTGTATCACCAGATCAATGAAGTGCCGCCGCTGCTGACTCTGCAGATCGGTGAAGAAACGCCGGACGGCAAGAGCACGATCAGCGTTCCCGGTGATTACACCAAAGATGAAAAAGCGCATCAGGTCCTGCTGACCGAAGCCGGCCACGAAAAAGCCGAACAGATCCTGACCCGCATGGGTTTGCTGCCGGAAGGCGCGTCGCTGTATGACTCGGCCAACATTACGCTGATCCACCATCTGTACGCCGCACTGCGCGCCCACACGCTGTATCACAAGGATCAGCATTACGTGGTGCAGGACAACGAGGTCGTCATCGTCGATGAATTCACCGGTCGTCTGATGACCGGCCGGCGCTGGTCCGATGGTTTGCATCAGGCGGTCGAATCGAAGGAACACGTCAAGATCCAGAACGAAAACCAGACGCTGGCTTCGATCACCTTCCAGAATTATTTCCGCATGTACGGCAAGCTGTCCGGCATGACCGGTACGGCCGACACCGAAGCCTACGAGTTCCAGGAAATCTACGGCCTCGAAACCGTCGTGATCCCGCAGAACCGGCCGAACCAGCGCAAGGACAGGCAAGACCAGGTCTACAAGACCAACGACGAGAAGTACAAGGCCATGCTGGTCGACATCAAGGATTGCTACGAGCGCGGCCAGCCGGTGCTGGTGGGCACTACCTCGATTGAAAACTCCGAACTGCTGTCCGGCATCCTTGACACCGCAGGCTTGCCGCACAACGTGCTCAACGCCAAGCAGCATGCCCGCGAAGCTGAAATCATTGCGCAGGCCGGCAGTCCGAAAGCCATCACGATCGCCACCAACATGGCCGGTCGCGGTACCGACATCGTGCTCGGTGGCAGCGTCGAAAAACAATCCCAGCATGTCGAGGCCGACGACGCCCTGAGCGACGCGGAGAAGCAGGCCCGCGTTCAGAAATTGCGCGACGAATGGCAATCGCTGCATGACCACGTCGTCAAGGCCGGTGGCTTGCACATCATCGGCACCGAGCGGCATGAATCACGCCGCGTCGATAACCAGTTGCGCGGTCGTTCGGCCCGTCAGGGCGATCCGGGTTCGTCGCGTTTTTATCTGTCGCTTGATGATGCGCTGCTGCGTATTTTTGCCGGCGACCGCGTGCGCGCGATCATGGACCGGCTGAAGATGCCGGAAGGCGAGCCGATCGAAGCCGGCATCGTGTCGCGGTCGATCGAATCAGCGCAGCGCAAGGTCGAGGCACGTAACTTTGATATCCGCAAGCAGCTGCTCGAATACGATGACGTCGCCAATGACCAGCGCAAGGTGATCTACACTCAGCGTAACGAATTGCTCGAATCGCGGGATGTGTCGCCGCTGGTGGCGTCGCTGCGTCATGGTGTCTTCAATGATCTGTTCCGCGAGCACGTGCCCGCCGAGTCAGTCGAAGAGCAATGGGATGTGCCGGCACTACAAACTGCACTGGCCGCCGAATGGACGCTGGAGGTGCCGCTGGTCGAGACACTGGCTGCCAACGACAACCTGACCGACGAAGAACTGCTAGCGAAGGTCTTGCAGGTAGCCGATGCGTCGTACGATAGCAAGATCGCCATCGTCGGCAAGGAATCGTTTGCCGGTTTCGAGCGCAGTGTCATGCTCGGCAGCGTCGACAGTCACTGGCGCGAGCACCTCGCGGCGCTGGACCATCTGCGCCAGGGTATTCACCTGCGTGGCTATGCGCAAAAAAATCCGAAGCAGGAATACAAGCGCGAAGCCTTCGAACTGTTTGGCCAGATGCTCGAGCTGATCAAGAATGACGTCGTCAAGACCGTAATGACGGTACGCATCCAGTCGCGCGAAGAAATCGACGCAGCCGAAGAGCAGCTGGCGCAATCGAAACTGGCTAATGTCAGTTTCCAGCATGCTGACTTCAACCCCGATCTTGGTCCCGAAGAATTGCTCGCACCGACGGCGAGGCCTGCCAGCGAGCAGGATGAGCCGTTGATCAATCCGATGAAGGTCGGTCGCAACGATCCATGCCCGTGCGGTAGCGGCAAGAAGTACAAGCAGTGCCACGGCAAGCTGTCCTGA
- the argJ gene encoding bifunctional glutamate N-acetyltransferase/amino-acid acetyltransferase ArgJ, whose protein sequence is MAVNSPLPIAAHLTPVAGIELGHAEAGVRKPNRKDVLVMTLAPTATVAGVFTLNRFCAAPVQVCKAHLEGLHMAGAPIRALVINTGNANAGTGETGLADANAVCSALAGLLGCEAAQILPFSTGVILEPLPVARVNAGLPQALANLSADNWYNAAETIMTTDTQPKAGSATVVINGETITLTGISKGAGMIKPNMATMLGFLATDAGVSQHVLEHMVKQAADHSFNCITIDGDTSTNDSFMLIATGAATLQVTDIDSPEYALLAEAVTKLSRTLAQMIVRDGEGATKFMTITVEQGTSIEECRKIAYSIGHSPLVKTAFFASDPNLGRILAAIGYAGVDDLDVSKLDLYLDDVLVARNGGRNPAYQEADGQRVMQQSEITVRVRLGRGDAVATIWTCDLSHDYVTINADYRS, encoded by the coding sequence ATGGCCGTTAATTCCCCTCTCCCCATCGCTGCGCACCTGACACCAGTCGCCGGTATCGAACTCGGCCATGCCGAAGCCGGCGTGCGCAAACCTAATCGCAAGGACGTGCTGGTCATGACGCTGGCACCGACTGCCACGGTGGCCGGCGTATTTACGCTGAACCGCTTTTGTGCGGCGCCGGTGCAGGTCTGCAAGGCGCATCTGGAAGGCTTGCATATGGCGGGTGCGCCCATCCGTGCACTGGTCATCAATACCGGCAATGCCAATGCCGGTACCGGTGAAACCGGCCTGGCCGATGCCAATGCCGTCTGCAGTGCGCTGGCCGGATTGCTGGGTTGCGAGGCGGCGCAAATCCTGCCGTTCTCGACCGGCGTGATCCTCGAGCCATTGCCAGTGGCGCGCGTCAATGCCGGCCTGCCGCAGGCACTGGCCAATCTGTCTGCCGACAACTGGTACAACGCAGCCGAGACCATCATGACGACCGACACCCAGCCCAAGGCAGGCTCGGCCACCGTCGTGATCAATGGCGAAACCATCACCCTGACCGGCATCAGCAAGGGCGCCGGCATGATCAAGCCGAACATGGCGACGATGCTGGGCTTCCTGGCGACCGATGCCGGCGTATCGCAACACGTGCTTGAGCACATGGTCAAGCAGGCCGCCGATCACTCATTCAATTGCATCACCATCGATGGCGATACCTCGACTAACGATTCATTCATGCTCATCGCCACCGGGGCCGCAACGTTGCAGGTCACCGACATCGACTCGCCCGAATACGCGCTGCTGGCCGAAGCCGTCACCAAGTTGTCGCGCACGCTGGCGCAAATGATTGTGCGCGATGGCGAAGGCGCGACCAAGTTCATGACCATCACCGTCGAGCAGGGCACCAGCATCGAAGAGTGCCGCAAGATCGCGTATTCGATCGGTCATTCGCCACTGGTTAAGACCGCCTTCTTTGCGTCAGACCCGAACCTCGGTCGCATCCTGGCGGCGATCGGTTATGCGGGTGTCGATGACCTTGATGTCAGCAAGCTCGATCTGTACCTCGATGATGTGCTGGTGGCCCGCAATGGCGGACGTAATCCGGCCTACCAGGAAGCCGATGGCCAGCGCGTGATGCAGCAAAGCGAGATCACGGTGCGGGTCCGGCTCGGTCGTGGCGATGCGGTCGCCACCATCTGGACTTGTGACCTGTCACACGATTACGTGACGATCAATGCCGACTATCGTTCCTAA
- a CDS encoding ATP-binding protein — MTQLDQFLQRAEQLLARLEAVLPQSPAAIDWQAGTAFRWRKRAGVGSLQPVRQVAAIALSDLQNIAPQKEQIEQNTLQFVTGLPANNVLLTGARGTGKSSLIKACLNQFAARGLRLIEVDKDDLADLADIVDLVAGRPERFIIFCDDLSFEEGEHGYKALKVALDGSVAAQSDNVLIYATSNRRHLMPERMADNATYRNDESGDLHPGETVEEKISLSERFGLWVSFYPFKQDDYLAIAGHWLAHFGCTPEQVAAARGDALRWALQRGSRSGRVAWQFARDHAGKRHG, encoded by the coding sequence ATGACCCAGCTAGATCAATTCCTGCAACGCGCCGAACAGCTGCTTGCGCGCCTCGAAGCGGTCCTGCCGCAAAGCCCCGCCGCGATCGATTGGCAGGCCGGCACCGCCTTCCGCTGGCGCAAGCGCGCCGGTGTCGGCAGCCTGCAACCGGTACGGCAAGTCGCCGCGATTGCGTTGTCGGACCTGCAGAACATCGCGCCGCAAAAAGAGCAGATCGAACAGAACACACTGCAGTTCGTGACCGGCCTGCCGGCCAATAATGTCTTGCTGACCGGCGCGCGCGGTACCGGCAAGTCGTCGCTGATCAAGGCCTGCCTGAACCAGTTCGCTGCGCGCGGCTTGCGCCTGATCGAAGTCGACAAGGATGACCTGGCCGACCTGGCCGACATCGTCGACCTGGTCGCCGGCCGGCCCGAACGATTCATTATTTTTTGCGATGACCTATCCTTCGAAGAGGGCGAGCATGGCTACAAGGCGCTGAAGGTTGCGCTCGATGGCAGCGTTGCTGCGCAATCGGACAACGTGCTGATCTACGCGACCTCGAACCGGCGTCATCTGATGCCGGAACGGATGGCCGACAACGCCACCTACAGAAACGATGAAAGCGGTGATTTGCATCCGGGTGAAACGGTCGAAGAGAAAATTTCATTGTCCGAGCGCTTCGGCCTGTGGGTTTCGTTCTATCCGTTCAAGCAGGATGATTACCTGGCGATTGCCGGCCACTGGCTGGCGCATTTTGGCTGTACGCCGGAACAGGTTGCCGCCGCGCGCGGCGATGCCTTGCGCTGGGCCTTGCAGCGCGGTTCGCGCTCGGGGCGGGTGGCCTGGCAGTTTGCCCGTGACCATGCCGGCAAGCGGCATGGCTGA
- a CDS encoding NUDIX domain-containing protein, with protein MADPLPAARPIDVAVGILMQPNGDVLLGQRPEGKPYAGYWEFPGGKVEQGESIFAALQREFVEELGIEVRSAEPWCGVEHVYPHAHVRLHFYISRDWHGAPQSLEGQAFAWQGTVDLEPLLPATIPLIVWLNQLRFGTAAA; from the coding sequence ATGGCTGACCCGTTGCCGGCCGCCAGGCCGATCGATGTCGCCGTTGGCATCCTGATGCAGCCTAATGGCGACGTGTTGCTGGGCCAGCGTCCGGAAGGCAAACCGTACGCAGGCTATTGGGAATTCCCGGGTGGGAAAGTCGAGCAGGGGGAATCAATTTTCGCGGCCTTGCAACGCGAGTTCGTCGAAGAACTCGGCATCGAAGTGCGCAGTGCCGAACCATGGTGTGGCGTCGAGCATGTCTATCCGCATGCCCACGTGCGGCTGCATTTTTATATCAGCCGGGACTGGCATGGCGCGCCACAAAGCCTGGAAGGCCAGGCCTTTGCCTGGCAGGGAACGGTCGATCTGGAGCCCTTGTTGCCGGCGACGATACCGCTGATCGTGTGGCTGAACCAATTACGCTTTGGTACTGCCGCAGCCTGA
- the yacG gene encoding DNA gyrase inhibitor YacG → MATVVDCPTCGTKVEWSEASKYRPFCSERCKQIDLGAWAEEKYTIPGSPPIDDPDADPDDTPQR, encoded by the coding sequence ATGGCAACAGTAGTGGATTGCCCGACCTGCGGCACCAAGGTGGAATGGTCGGAAGCCAGCAAATACCGGCCGTTTTGCTCGGAGCGTTGCAAGCAAATTGATCTAGGCGCATGGGCCGAAGAAAAATACACGATTCCGGGCAGCCCCCCCATCGATGATCCGGATGCCGATCCGGACGACACCCCGCAGCGCTGA
- the zapD gene encoding cell division protein ZapD: MIVYEYPFNERIRTLLRLEDLYEKFAFFLQQEHPLQHHVALSTIFEMLEVAGRADLKSDLLQELERQKQMLLGFRSNPNVQPERLDAVLAEVDQISGALIAAQGKTGQNVRDNEWLMSIRGRTIIPGGACEFDLPSYYAWQQGPASKRFDDIAAWFAPMAPLFGAISLVLRLLRESGRSAPMVAHAGSYQQMLQGKVYQMLRLSIDAPLGAIPEISANKYMLWVRFTSQDGDMKPKPSEADVPFELTLCSF, encoded by the coding sequence TTGATTGTTTACGAATACCCTTTCAACGAGCGTATTCGCACGTTGCTGCGGCTTGAAGACCTGTACGAAAAATTCGCTTTTTTCCTGCAACAGGAACATCCGCTGCAGCATCACGTCGCCCTCTCGACGATCTTCGAGATGCTCGAAGTGGCCGGTCGGGCCGACCTGAAATCCGATCTGCTGCAGGAACTCGAACGGCAGAAGCAGATGCTGCTGGGATTTCGCAGCAATCCGAACGTCCAGCCCGAACGCCTCGATGCGGTACTTGCCGAAGTCGACCAGATCAGCGGCGCGCTGATCGCCGCGCAGGGCAAGACCGGCCAGAACGTGCGCGACAACGAATGGCTGATGAGCATCCGCGGCCGCACCATCATTCCCGGTGGTGCCTGCGAATTCGACTTGCCGTCGTACTACGCGTGGCAGCAAGGCCCGGCATCCAAGCGCTTCGACGATATCGCCGCCTGGTTCGCACCGATGGCACCGCTGTTCGGCGCGATCAGCCTGGTACTGCGACTGCTCCGTGAATCCGGTCGCTCGGCACCGATGGTCGCGCATGCCGGTAGCTACCAGCAGATGTTGCAGGGCAAGGTCTACCAGATGCTGCGACTGTCCATTGATGCACCGCTCGGTGCGATTCCCGAAATCTCGGCTAACAAGTACATGTTGTGGGTGCGTTTTACCTCGCAGGATGGCGACATGAAACCCAAGCCCAGCGAGGCAGACGTGCCGTTTGAACTCACCCTCTGCAGTTTTTAA
- the coaE gene encoding dephospho-CoA kinase (Dephospho-CoA kinase (CoaE) performs the final step in coenzyme A biosynthesis.) has protein sequence MTPANSSDFSVGLTGGIGSGKSTVADLFAERGVTLIDTDLIAHKLTEPGGIALPAIAGTFGAQFLQPDGAMNRAMMRDQVFSNPAAKKQLEAILHPLIGQEVARAAAAASGLYKMFVVPLLVESGRWRERVTRILVIDCPEEMQIARVVARNGLPEQQVCAIMATQATRAQRSAAADDLICNDRDAVALIPQVERLHALYCALAALP, from the coding sequence GTGACACCGGCAAACAGCAGTGATTTTTCGGTCGGACTGACCGGTGGCATCGGTAGCGGCAAGAGCACCGTGGCCGACCTGTTCGCAGAGCGCGGCGTGACATTGATTGATACCGATTTAATTGCACACAAGCTAACCGAGCCGGGCGGCATCGCCTTGCCGGCCATTGCCGGCACGTTCGGCGCGCAGTTCCTGCAACCCGACGGCGCAATGAATCGCGCGATGATGCGCGACCAGGTGTTTAGCAATCCGGCCGCAAAAAAACAGCTCGAAGCGATCCTGCATCCGCTGATCGGCCAGGAGGTGGCACGCGCTGCCGCTGCGGCATCGGGCCTGTACAAGATGTTCGTGGTGCCGCTGCTGGTCGAGTCAGGCCGCTGGCGGGAACGGGTGACCCGCATCCTGGTAATCGACTGTCCTGAAGAAATGCAAATAGCTCGTGTCGTCGCGCGCAACGGCCTGCCCGAACAGCAGGTGTGCGCCATCATGGCCACTCAGGCCACACGCGCGCAACGCAGCGCCGCCGCCGACGACCTGATCTGCAATGATCGCGATGCGGTTGCGCTGATACCGCAAGTCGAACGCCTGCACGCGCTGTACTGTGCGCTGGCGGCGCTGCCGTGA
- a CDS encoding A24 family peptidase, translating to MQDFAFLVTPGNAPGAAIAGIFGLLIGSFLNVVIHRIPKMMQRESDNYVASESGLPLPHTDRYNLMLPRSACPTCKHAISGIENIPVISYLALGGKCKQCRTPISARYPVVELFTALVSAALVWHFGAGITGLATLVFAWLLIAMSGIDADTQLLPDDLTYPLLWIGLLLNINATFVPLGDAVIGAAAGYLCLWSVYWVFKLLTGKEGMGYGDFKLLAALGAWLGWQMLPMIILLSSLVGALVGVSLIVFGKRGRENPIPFGPYLAAAGLLALVAGDALTRMYLKWLT from the coding sequence ATGCAGGATTTTGCTTTTCTGGTGACGCCCGGCAATGCGCCGGGTGCCGCCATCGCAGGCATCTTCGGCCTGCTGATCGGCAGCTTCCTCAACGTCGTCATCCATCGGATTCCAAAGATGATGCAACGCGAGTCCGACAACTATGTCGCCAGCGAGAGCGGCCTGCCATTGCCCCACACGGATCGCTACAACCTGATGCTGCCGCGTTCGGCCTGCCCGACCTGCAAGCACGCCATCAGCGGCATCGAGAACATCCCGGTCATCAGCTATCTGGCACTCGGCGGCAAATGCAAGCAATGCCGCACACCTATTTCGGCCCGCTATCCGGTCGTCGAACTGTTCACGGCGCTGGTGTCGGCCGCGCTGGTCTGGCATTTCGGTGCCGGCATCACCGGACTGGCCACGCTGGTCTTTGCCTGGCTGCTCATTGCGATGAGCGGCATCGATGCCGACACCCAGTTGCTACCCGATGACCTGACCTATCCGCTGCTGTGGATCGGTCTGCTATTGAACATCAACGCGACCTTCGTGCCGCTCGGCGATGCAGTCATCGGTGCCGCCGCCGGCTACCTGTGCCTGTGGTCGGTCTACTGGGTCTTCAAGCTGCTGACCGGCAAGGAGGGCATGGGCTACGGCGACTTCAAATTACTGGCCGCGCTGGGCGCGTGGCTGGGCTGGCAGATGCTGCCGATGATTATTCTGCTGTCGTCGCTGGTCGGTGCCCTGGTCGGCGTCAGCCTGATCGTCTTCGGCAAGCGCGGGCGTGAGAATCCTATCCCGTTCGGTCCGTACCTCGCCGCCGCCGGATTGCTGGCCCTGGTCGCCGGCGATGCGCTGACCCGCATGTACCTGAAGTGGCTGACGTGA
- a CDS encoding type II secretion system F family protein, which translates to MATAARKTVGSLAIKESIYAWEGKDKSGKIVRGEMRANGEAIVNATLRRQGVMTTKVKKKTFRGGKKITDKDISLFTRQLATMMKAGVPLLQSFDIVAKGHANPSMSKLIMEIRSDVETGTSLNQAFRKFPLYFDPLFCNLVGAGEQAGILEDLLTRLAIYKEKTIAIKGKIKSALFYPISILVVAFVVTAVIMIFVVPAFKEVFKSFGADLPGPTLVVMAISDFFVAYWYLIFGLLFGSFYMFFQAWRRSLKVQRFMDKALLQAPIFGAVIRKATIARWTRTLATMFAAGVPLVESLDSVGGAAGNAVYLDATKKIQTEVSTGTSLTVAMQNANVFPNMVTQMVSIGEESGSLDNMLGKVADFYENEVDDAVAAISSLMEPLIMVVLGVIIGGLVIAMYLPIFKLGAVV; encoded by the coding sequence ATGGCAACTGCAGCCCGAAAAACGGTGGGTTCACTGGCAATCAAGGAATCGATCTATGCCTGGGAAGGCAAAGACAAGTCCGGCAAGATTGTCCGTGGTGAAATGCGCGCCAATGGCGAAGCGATCGTCAATGCCACGCTGCGTCGCCAGGGTGTGATGACGACCAAGGTCAAGAAAAAAACCTTCCGCGGCGGCAAAAAAATCACCGACAAGGACATCAGCCTGTTCACCCGGCAGCTGGCCACGATGATGAAGGCCGGCGTGCCGCTGCTGCAATCCTTCGATATTGTCGCCAAGGGCCACGCCAATCCGTCGATGTCGAAACTGATCATGGAAATCCGTAGCGATGTCGAAACCGGTACCAGCCTGAACCAGGCCTTCCGCAAATTTCCGCTGTACTTCGACCCGCTATTCTGCAACCTGGTCGGTGCCGGCGAACAAGCCGGTATTCTTGAAGACCTGTTGACCCGACTGGCGATCTACAAAGAAAAAACTATCGCCATCAAAGGCAAGATCAAGTCGGCCCTGTTCTATCCGATCTCGATCCTGGTCGTGGCCTTCGTCGTCACCGCCGTCATCATGATTTTCGTGGTACCGGCCTTCAAGGAAGTGTTCAAGAGTTTCGGTGCCGATTTGCCGGGCCCGACGCTGGTCGTGATGGCGATCTCGGACTTCTTCGTGGCCTACTGGTACCTGATCTTCGGCCTGCTCTTCGGCAGTTTTTATATGTTCTTCCAGGCCTGGCGGCGCTCGCTCAAAGTCCAGCGTTTCATGGACAAGGCGCTGCTGCAGGCACCGATCTTCGGTGCCGTGATCCGCAAGGCCACGATCGCGCGCTGGACCCGTACGCTAGCGACGATGTTCGCCGCCGGCGTGCCGCTGGTCGAATCGCTGGACTCGGTCGGCGGCGCTGCCGGTAATGCGGTGTATCTCGATGCCACCAAAAAAATCCAGACCGAAGTCAGCACCGGTACCAGCCTGACGGTCGCCATGCAAAACGCCAACGTCTTCCCGAACATGGTCACGCAAATGGTCTCGATCGGCGAAGAATCCGGCTCGCTCGACAACATGCTCGGCAAGGTCGCCGACTTCTATGAAAACGAAGTCGACGATGCCGTTGCCGCCATCTCCAGCCTGATGGAACCGCTCATCATGGTGGTCCTTGGTGTCATCATCGGCGGCCTGGTCATTGCGATGTACTTGCCGATCTTTAAATTGGGAGCCGTGGTTTGA